Genomic segment of Desulfatirhabdium butyrativorans DSM 18734:
TCCATCGTGGAGCTGGCCGAAGCAACCGCCTGATCCATCGGCGTCGGCGGCCGAAGGTTCGGGCTCCCATCGAAATGGGCGTCGGTGCTGACCAATGATGGTGTGTTTGAATCAAGGGAGGGTTTGACGTGAAAAAAGTCCTGATGAAAGGAAACGAAGCCATTGGAGAAGCGGCCATCCGGGCTGGCTGTCTCAATTATTTCGCTTATCCGATTACGCCGCAGTCCGAGGTTGCGGAATATCTCTCGAAACGAATGCCCGAGGTGGGTGGGGTTTTTCTTCAGGGGGAAAGCGAAGTGGCCGTCGGATATATGATCTTTGGCGCCGCGGCTTGCGGGGCTCGGGTCATGACGACATCGAGCAGCCCGGGGATCAGCCTGATGAGCGAGGCCATCAGTTACATTTCAGGGGCTGAATGCCCGGCCGTGTTCGTCAATATCATGCGGGGAGGTCCCGGGCTTGGGGGCATTCTGCCGTCGCAGGCGGATTATCTTCAGGCCACGAAGGGGGGCGGCCACGGGGATTACCGTTTGCTGGTGATGGCGCCGGCCAGTGTGCAGGAAGCCGTCGAGATGGTGATGCAGGCCTTTCCGTTGGCAGAAAAATACCGAAATCCGGTGATGATTCTCGGAGACGGGCTGATCGGGCAGATGATGGAGCCCGTGGCCTTTCCGGATCAACTGCGCACCGAGCCCAGCAACAAGGACGCATGGGCTACAAACGGTATGGATACGCGGAAAAGCGGCAAGCGGAACCTCGTCAAGTCGCTGTATCTCGATCCGACGGTTCTGAACAACCAGAACCTCAAGCTCAAAGCCAAGTATGATCAGATGAAGCGTGAAGAAATTCGCTTCGAGAATTACAATATCGACGTTCCCTACGAGGCGCTTCTGGTCAGCTATGGGACGATGAGCCGGGTGTGCAAGACGGCCATCGACAACCTGAAAACCGAAGGCCTCGAAATCGGACTCGTTCGCCCGAAAACGCTGTTTCCGTTTCCGGAAGTGGCCATACGGGAGGCCAGCAGAAAGCCTTCCTGCAGGGTCGTTCTGTCGATCGAAATGAGCATGGGGCAGATGCTCGAGGATGTGGAGCGAAGTGTCCAGGGCGGAAAGCCGGTGGAATGGTACGGAAAATGCGGCGGCGAAGTCCCGACCCCTGAAGAGGTCATGGACGAGATCCGTTTGTTTCTGCAGCGATACGGGAAGGAGTAAGCGCCATGGGAAAGACGTTTCAAAAACCGGAAGCCTTGTCCGACATGCCGACGCATTATTGCCCGGGGTGTACGCATGGCGTTATTCATCGGCTGATTGCCGAGGTGATTGACGAAATGAATATCCGCGGGAAAATGGTCGGTATTGCCCCGGTTGGTTGTGCAGTGCTCGCATACAATTATTTCACCTTCGATTTTCAGGAAGCGGCGCACGGCAGGGCGCCGGCCATGGCGACCGGGATCAAGCGGGTGCGCCCCGATCTGATGGTATTTACCTATCAGGGAGACGGGGATCTGGCCAGCATCGGCATGGGGGAAATCGTTCATGCGGCAAACCGTGGGGAAAAATTCACCACCATTTTTGTCAACAACGCCGTCTACGGCATGACAGGCGGGCAGATGGCGCCGACAACGATGCCCAATCAACGTACAACCACCTCACCCATGGGCAGAAACGTGGCGGAAGTCGGCATGCCTATCAAGGTGGCCGAACTACTGGCTTCCTTGCAGACGCCTGCCTACATCACCCGGCAGACCGTCATCAAACCCAAATACATCGTCAAGGCCAAAAAGGCGATTCGAAAGGCTTTCGAATATCAGCTCGCCGGAAAATGCTACAGCTTTGTCGAGGTGGTGAGCACCTGCCCGACCAAT
This window contains:
- the vorB gene encoding 3-methyl-2-oxobutanoate dehydrogenase subunit VorB, whose protein sequence is MKKVLMKGNEAIGEAAIRAGCLNYFAYPITPQSEVAEYLSKRMPEVGGVFLQGESEVAVGYMIFGAAACGARVMTTSSSPGISLMSEAISYISGAECPAVFVNIMRGGPGLGGILPSQADYLQATKGGGHGDYRLLVMAPASVQEAVEMVMQAFPLAEKYRNPVMILGDGLIGQMMEPVAFPDQLRTEPSNKDAWATNGMDTRKSGKRNLVKSLYLDPTVLNNQNLKLKAKYDQMKREEIRFENYNIDVPYEALLVSYGTMSRVCKTAIDNLKTEGLEIGLVRPKTLFPFPEVAIREASRKPSCRVVLSIEMSMGQMLEDVERSVQGGKPVEWYGKCGGEVPTPEEVMDEIRLFLQRYGKE
- a CDS encoding thiamine pyrophosphate-dependent enzyme; this encodes MGKTFQKPEALSDMPTHYCPGCTHGVIHRLIAEVIDEMNIRGKMVGIAPVGCAVLAYNYFTFDFQEAAHGRAPAMATGIKRVRPDLMVFTYQGDGDLASIGMGEIVHAANRGEKFTTIFVNNAVYGMTGGQMAPTTMPNQRTTTSPMGRNVAEVGMPIKVAELLASLQTPAYITRQTVIKPKYIVKAKKAIRKAFEYQLAGKCYSFVEVVSTCPTNWGLTPLEAVNWAENTMLPYYELGDKKVPD